The DNA sequence AAACGCTGCTGATGGACGAGCAGGATCACGGTTTTCCGCTCAGCGGCGACGCCCTGTCTCAGGCGGCGATTCAGGCTGCTAACCGTTGCCATATGCCTTACAGCAACTCACCGTCAGGCGTTGCGCTGGAGCTGAAAGACGGTACCATTTTCACCGGTAGCTATGCTGAAAACGCCGCCTTTAATCCAACGCTACCACCGCTGCAGGGCGCGCTGAATCTGCTAAGCCTCAACGGCTACGATTATCCGGATATTCAGCGCGCTATTCTTGCCGAGAAGGCCGATGCGACGCTTATTCAGTGGGACGCCACCGCGGCGACGCTCAAGGCGCTGGGCTGCCATAATATCGACCGCGTACTGCTAGGTTAGTCACATTTTGCGGGCCAAACGGCCCGCGCTGTTGAAAATCCCCGCAATTAAACGACGGTTTCTTGCGCTTGCCCGACGGGTAAAGTAGCCTGAAGCCTTCCTCACCCACTGTTGAGCCTGGTTAATGTTAAAGCGTTTGTTATACAGCCTGTTAGTCCTGTTCGGCTTACTGCTGTTAACCGTGCTGGGCCTCGACCGCTGGATGAGCTGGAAAACCTCTCCTTATATCTACGACGAGCTGCAGGACCTGCCCTACCGTCAGGTCGGCGTAGTGCTTGGTACCGCGAAGTACTATCGGACCGGCGTTATCAATCAATATTATCGTTATCGGATTCAGGGCGCGCTGAACGCCTATAACAGCGGCAAGGTGAACTACCTGCTGCTCAGCGGCGACAATGCTCAGCAAAGCTATAACGAACCGATGACCATGCGTCGTGATTTAATTAAGGCTGGCGTCGATCCGGCGGATATCGTGCTGGACTATGCGGGTTTCCGTACGCTTGATTCGATTGTACGGACCCGTAAGGTATTTGATACTAACGACTTTATTATTATTACCCAGCGCTTCCACTGCGAGCGGGCGCTGTTTATCGCCCTGCATATGGGCATTCAGGCGCAGTGTTACGCGGTACCGTCACCGAAGGATATGTGGAGCGTACGCCTGCGCGAGTTCGGCGCTCGCTTCGGCGCGCTGGCGGATCTCTATATTTTTAAACGTGAACCGCGCTTTTTAGGCCCGCTGATCCCTATCCCTGCGCAGCAGGAAGTCCCGGACGGCGCGCAGTCCTATCCGGCGGTCACGCCGCAGCAGCTGCTGGAGCTGCAGAATAAATCAGGAAATTAAGAAAACGGCATTGGGTACAATCTGATAGCGATAATTCGCTGGCGGAGCGGTGTATGACGTTTATCTTTTGAGGTCAGACAGATAAACCAAAGCCCGGCGCACATCGCGTGGCGCCGGGCTTTTTTTCACAAAACTACTTCTTACGCGCGTACTTCAGCGAATCCAGCGCCACGGCGAAGATGATAATCGCCCCTTTGATAATGTACTGCCAGTACGGGTTTACGCCGATATAGGTCAGACCGTAGTTGATGACGGTAAAGATAATCACCCCGGTCACCACGCCGAACACGGTGCCGACGCCGCCGCTGAACGATACCCCGCCAACCACGCACGCGGCAATTGCATCCAGCTCATACATAAACCCGAGGTTGTTGGTCGCTGAACCGATACGCCCCGCTTCCAGCAGCCCACCGAAGGCGTAGAACACGCCGGAGAGCGCATAAATCATCAGCAGGTTCAGGGCGACGTTGACGCCGGAGACCTTCGCCGCTTCCGGGTTACCGCCGATCGCAAAAATGTTTTTACCAAAGCGGGTCTTGTTCCACAGGATCCACACGAAGAAAACGGCAATCAGCGCATAAAAAGTGATATACGACAGGCGGAATGAGCCCAGCGCTACAAACCCCTGCGCAAACTGCGAGAAGTGGCTATCGAAGCCGGAAATCGGCGACGCGCCAACAAAGTCGTAATACAGCGAGTTGATACCATAAACGATAATCATCGTGCCGAGGGTAGTGATAAACGGCGTCACGTTCAGGTAGGCGATGATAATACCGTTGATAAGACCAATCACCGCGCCGATCGCACAAACCAGCAGAATAACCAGCGGAATCGGCATCGTGGCCATTTCCGGGAACACCTTGTTGGCGTTGTCCACCGCCTGCAGCATCGTCGCGGCGATAACCGCCGCCAGGCCCACCTGACGTCCGGCGGAAAGGTCGGTCCCCTGAGTGACAATAAGCCCGGCCACGCCGAGAGCGATAATAATACGCACCGAAGACTGGGTCAGAATGTTACTTAAGTTCAACAAACTTAAGAAAGTCGGATCCTGGAAAATAATAATTGCCAGTAATACTAAAAGAACCACGTAAATCCCACCCTCTTTCAAATAGGTGAGAAAACTCTTTTTATTTAGCGCACTCATGAGGAGCCCCTGATCTTAAAGGTGCAACGACGCAAGACGGAGAATTTCGTTTTGCGTGGTGGTTTTAGTCTCAACAATTCCGGCAACCAGACCATTGCTCATTACCAGAATACGGTCAGTAATACCCAGCAGCTCCGGCATTTCGGAGGAAATAATAATGATCCCTTTGTCTTTTTTTGCCAGTTCGGCGATCAGCTGGTAAATTTCGAACTTCGCCCCAACGTCAATTCCGCGCGTGGGTTCATCGAGCATCAGTATTTCCGGCTGGGTTAATAGCCAGCGCCCGATAATCACTTTTTGTTGGTTACCGCCGGACAACGAACCAATTTGCGTATGCTGCCCTGGAGTTTTCACGCGCATCGAATCAATGACCCATTGGGTATCGCTTTTCATGCGCGAATTATCCAGCAAGCCGACCTTATTTTTGTATTTCTTAATGTTCGAGATCAGTGAGTTAAAACCGATATCCAGATACGCATAGATCCCCGTTGAACGGCGCTCTTCGGTCACCAGCGCAAAGCCATGGTTGATGGCTTCATTGGCATTGTGGTTATTAATCTTTTTACCATGCAGCTTGATAGTGCCGGCGGACTTCTCGCGAATACCGAATAGCGTCTCAACGATATCGGTACGTTTCGCGCCTACCAGCCCGGCAATACCCAAAATTTCGCCTTTGTGCAGGTCGAAAGAAACATCACGGATTGACGGCTGACGCAGCGAGGTTAAGTTACGTACTTCCAGAATCACCTCACCCGGTTGATTTTCCCGGCTCGGGAAGCGCTGGTTGAGGGAGCGGCCCACCATCATGGCGATAATCTTATCCATATCCAGCCCTTCCAGCGGCTGGGTGGCGATCCACTGGCCGTCGCGCAGAATGGTAATTTCATCGCACAGCTGGAAAATCTCTTCCATTTTGTGGGAAATATAAACAATACCGCAGCCGCGTTCTTTAAGCTTACGGATAATTTTAAACAGATGATTTACCTCTTTTTCGGTCAACGAAGAAGTCGGCTCATCCATAATCACAATTTTGGCGTTATAGGAAAACGCCTTTGCAATTTCAATCATCTGCATTTGCGATACCGACAGCGTGCCGACGCGAGCGCGCGGGTCGATATCAATATCCAGCTCATCGAAAATAGCTTTGGTATCACGATACATTTTGTCCTGATCGACAAACACGCCTTTGGTGGGATAACGCCCCAGCCACATGTTGTCCATCACCGAACGTTGTAATACCAGGTTTAATTCCTGATGAACCATTGAAATACCGTTTTCCAGAGCTTCTTTAGCCGAATGGAAATCGATCTCTTGTCCCTGAAAAAGAATACTGCCGGAATCTTTTTGATAGATCCCAAAAAGGCATTTTAATAATGTTGATTTGCCCGCGCCGTTCTCCCCCATTAAT is a window from the Klebsiella oxytoca genome containing:
- the sanA gene encoding outer membrane permeability protein SanA, yielding MLKRLLYSLLVLFGLLLLTVLGLDRWMSWKTSPYIYDELQDLPYRQVGVVLGTAKYYRTGVINQYYRYRIQGALNAYNSGKVNYLLLSGDNAQQSYNEPMTMRRDLIKAGVDPADIVLDYAGFRTLDSIVRTRKVFDTNDFIIITQRFHCERALFIALHMGIQAQCYAVPSPKDMWSVRLREFGARFGALADLYIFKREPRFLGPLIPIPAQQEVPDGAQSYPAVTPQQLLELQNKSGN
- the mglC gene encoding galactose/methyl galactoside ABC transporter permease MglC; amino-acid sequence: MSALNKKSFLTYLKEGGIYVVLLVLLAIIIFQDPTFLSLLNLSNILTQSSVRIIIALGVAGLIVTQGTDLSAGRQVGLAAVIAATMLQAVDNANKVFPEMATMPIPLVILLVCAIGAVIGLINGIIIAYLNVTPFITTLGTMIIVYGINSLYYDFVGASPISGFDSHFSQFAQGFVALGSFRLSYITFYALIAVFFVWILWNKTRFGKNIFAIGGNPEAAKVSGVNVALNLLMIYALSGVFYAFGGLLEAGRIGSATNNLGFMYELDAIAACVVGGVSFSGGVGTVFGVVTGVIIFTVINYGLTYIGVNPYWQYIIKGAIIIFAVALDSLKYARKK
- the mglA gene encoding galactose/methyl galactoside ABC transporter ATP-binding protein MglA yields the protein MVSNNSERSGEYLLEMSNINKSFPGVKALDNVNLKVRPHSIHALMGENGAGKSTLLKCLFGIYQKDSGSILFQGQEIDFHSAKEALENGISMVHQELNLVLQRSVMDNMWLGRYPTKGVFVDQDKMYRDTKAIFDELDIDIDPRARVGTLSVSQMQMIEIAKAFSYNAKIVIMDEPTSSLTEKEVNHLFKIIRKLKERGCGIVYISHKMEEIFQLCDEITILRDGQWIATQPLEGLDMDKIIAMMVGRSLNQRFPSRENQPGEVILEVRNLTSLRQPSIRDVSFDLHKGEILGIAGLVGAKRTDIVETLFGIREKSAGTIKLHGKKINNHNANEAINHGFALVTEERRSTGIYAYLDIGFNSLISNIKKYKNKVGLLDNSRMKSDTQWVIDSMRVKTPGQHTQIGSLSGGNQQKVIIGRWLLTQPEILMLDEPTRGIDVGAKFEIYQLIAELAKKDKGIIIISSEMPELLGITDRILVMSNGLVAGIVETKTTTQNEILRLASLHL